GATGGATAAAGTACGATTTTACTACAAAAGCTTCTTGATGTTTTTTTTATATTAAGGTAGTATAAATTATGATATCTAAGGATGTGGTTAGATGAAAAAAAGGATACTACCTAGTCTGAAATTACAATTTACAGTATTAGTATTAAGTATTATCATTGTATTCATATTTCTTAATATAATAACTGGAAAATTAATTAGTAATCTATTATTTGAGAAGAATCTTCAATATAGTAGAACCATATCACAGAAATTAGTACGTGAATTAGAATATACTAATAAGAGGATGGTAGCTGCATCAAGTACATTACAATATGAAAGTATTCTACAGAAATATTTTAAGGAAGAACTGGATTTTGATACAATAACTAAAGTAGAAAAAAGTATTTCGGTGTTAAAGCTATATTATGATGATATTTTTGATATTGCTCTTATAGATGATGAATACATAAATAGTATTTACTTGGAAAGAGAAACCCTGAATGAAATAGTTAAGAGGGCTGAGGATGATAGAAGACTTAAATGTGTAGGTTTATATGAACAAAATTATATGGATAAAAATATCACAACCATAGCATTTGACAATAAAGTGTTTGGTATGGATATGGGAGATACATATGGAGAGTATTTTGGCGACATCATCATATCTGTTGATGTGGATACAATACTAAAAAATTTTGAAGCAAGAACAGTTCAAGGAATCAGTTTTGTGATTCTTGATAAGTATAATAAGTTCTATCCCATAAATTGTACAAAAGAAGTTGGAACGAATATTATTAATAAAATTGATGGAAACACTACAAAAACAGATATGCTCACTGATGATAAAAGTATCATAATAGTGGAAGAAATAAAAGATATGGATTTGTATATCGTAAGTAACATAGACAAGAAATATACTAAAAAGGATGTTGGATATATTCAATTGATAATATCAATCATCTGCATAATATTTATAATCATAGTATGTTTTGCATTCATGGTCATATACAAGAATACAGTTAAGCCCATTCATAGTATAGGTGATTATCTTAAAACAATAATATCTGGAAATTATAAGAAACTGAAAGAAAAAGTTATTGTAAATGGTAATAAGGAGATAGTTGAACTTGCTGATGACCTTAATGATATGATTGACGAGATAAATACCCTGACACATAAATTAGTCAATACAAGCAATAATCTATATCAAGCTGAGATTGAGAAAAAGAGGGCGGAGATATCCTATTTGAGAAGTCAGATCAATCCTCATTTTCTATACAATACACTTGAAACCATGAAAGGTATTGCTATGTCTAATAACATTGTTGAAATATCAACCATGGCTCAATGTCTAGGGGATATATTCAGATATAGTATAAAAGGGTCAAGTGAAGTAACCTTAGAAGAAGAAGTCAAGATGATAAAGGCTTATATTGATATTCAGATGTTCAAGTTTGGTAATAAAGGAACAGTTTTTTATAATATCAATAATGAAACTCTTAATATCATAATACCTAAGATGATAATGCAGCCATTAGTGGAAAATGCATTTGTACATGCTATTGAAAAAAATACAGATGATACAACATTATATATTGGAACTAAAATAGACGAACATAATCTTATTATCATCATACAAGATGATGGAGTAGGAATTGAACCATCTCAACTAGATGGAATCATTGCAAATCTAGATTCTGAAAACGATGATTCTAGTCATGTGGGTATATCTAATGTACATAGAAGGATAAGAATGATATATGGTAATGAGTATGGAGTCAAGATAGAGAGTGAACATGGAGAGGGAACTAAAATAAGTATCATGCTTCCAATAAACAGGAAACAATTTGAATGAAAGGTTGATTTAGATGTATAAAGTAATGATAATTGATGATGAGCCAATGATTATACAATCTATAAAATCAGGAATTAATTGGGAAAAACTGAATTTGGAACTGGTATACACTGCAACCGATAGTCGTCACGCGCTGGATTATGCAAAAGAGAATCATATAGATATTGTAATATCGGATATTAGTATGCCACCATTCAATGGTCTTACATTATGTAGTGAAATCGCAAAATTAAATAGCTCAATTCAATTTATTATAATCAGTGGTTATGCAGATTTTTCATACGCAAAAAAAGCTATACAGATTGGAGTAGCTGGATATTGTTTAAAACCAATAGACTATACTGAGATGATGTCTGTTCTTAAGTTGGCTGTAGATAAGATAGAACCTAAGAATGATTTTATGGAATATGATTTCATGGAATACGTGTATGAAAATAACGTAGAGGAAATACAAAAATTCCTCATTAGGAATAAGATAAAAGATAGATTCCATATGATTATAGTAATCGGCAAGGAAAATCTATCTAAGTATATTAAGGTACACCATCTTATGTTCAATATAGGAATAAATAAATATCTCTATATATTGAATGATGATACAGATAAATTAATGCTGAATAATGAAATAAAGAACAATCCATTAATAGATGGGATAGGTATAACTACTAATAAAGGAAGCTATGATAATCTTCTGGAACATATAGATGATATTATGGTAAAAAGCTATTATTTCTTTTTTTGTAAAGATGATAAGATTTTGATGGATGAGACTAAGAAGCAAGATGACTATTACAATAAAATCTGTAAAGATATAGATAAACCAGCTAAGCTTAAAGAAAATCTGCTGGAATATGCTAAAATACCTAGCAAAACCATGAATATCAAACAAGCAATGAAGCTGCATAATATGATATTAAATAAATATCGAGGACCTATAGGTGAAGAGGATGACCTTAATATATATAGTTTTGATGAGCTTGTAAGAAACTATGAAAGCTTTGATAACTTGATAAACAGCCTACTCGTGGTTATCGAGAATTCATTTGAAAAGAATGACTTGACTTTTGAAAGTTATAATAAGAATTTTATAAAAGTAATCAAATATATAAATGCAAACTTTACTAAGAATATATCCATAAAAGATATTGCTGAAGAATTATTCCTGAATCCTAATTATATAAGTCAATTATTTAAGAAAGAGACAGGGACAACTTATGTAAAATATCTGACTGGACTAAGAATAGAAAAAGCTAAAGAATTATTACAGAAAACTGATATGTCCATTAATGATGTATGTATCAACAGCGGATTTAATGACTACTTCTATTTTATAAAGAAATTCAAGAAATATACTAATATGGCACCATCTTATTATAGAAAGAGCAATATATAATCATTATCAAAATGTTGAGGTGTTATCTTATGAAGAAGGACAGATTAATATATATATTATTACTGATTATAATTATGATGTTTACAGGGTGTAAAAAAAATAATAATGAAGTATTTGATATTAATGAAAAAGAACCTATGGAGATTTCAATAGCCTTTTGGAATATTGATAATGCCTTGAGTGGTGGAGATAATGATAAAATGTTACGTGAGATTGAAGAAAAATTAAATATAAAACTTATTCCCTATGAAATTACTCATGATGATGATAGAAGAAAGATTAATCTATTGGCATCATCTTCACAACTACCAGATGTTGTAGCAATCGGTGCTATTGGTACACCTTTGTATAATCAATGGATTGATAAAAAGATTATTAAACCCTTACCCAAGGATTTATCCAAGTGGACAAACCTTAACAGTTATATGAATTGTGCTGAGATGAACCAATTCAGACATTCTGATGGAAATTATTATGGTATACCAAGAAAGACATACGATAATAGTCATAGTGTAAAGTTAAGTGGAATGGATCGTAAGATTTTTTGCCGCTATGATTTAGCAAGGAAGGCTGGGATAACTGAAGAACCTGAAACCTATGATGAGTTTCGGGCTATGATAAAGGCTATTATGAAAAATGATGCTGAAAATAAGGACATAGAGGGAATGACTGTTACAGTACCATTCATCTTAGATAGTTTTTTCATGTCTTACAGCGTTCCTTTAGGAATGAGTGACGGCAGTGGTAGTGATTTCAAGTGGGTCAAGAAGGATGATAAGTATATCCCTGCCTATTTTGCTGGAGACTTAAAATCTTCTTTTGAACTTGCAAGAGAGATGTATGAAGAATCAACAATAGCGAAAGATATTCCTTTGGCGAAAGAGGAACAATCCATAAACAAATTTATAAATGGATCATCAGCGGCTCTGCTAGGTAATATGATATCATGGAAACTGGCTAAAAGATGGAACGAAAAATATCCAGATAAAAAGTTTGAGGATCATGTGAAAATTCTATCGCCTTTAAAATCAAAAGATGGCAATACCTATGGAAGTGTATTCAAAAAATATTGGTCGGAATCATATATAACGACAGATGACCCTGTCAAACAGGAAGCTATTCTTAATTTATATGAGTATTTTTTGAAAAATGAAGATATGCTTAGGCGAGGATATGAAGATGAAGATTATATATCAGCCAATGGTGTGAAAATAGCAAAACAAGGTAATGATATTAACGACAAATATCCTATTACCTTACTTGCTGATTTAGTGCAATGGAATAATGTATATAGATATTTAACTCTTACAGGGGACCCAACGAAAGATAAGTATTATAAAATGGATGTTGAGTATAGCTATCAACTATTGGAAACGGATTTACCTAAATATTATGAAATAAATTTATCCATGCAAACTCCAACTATGAGTAATTTTATGATAAAACCAGCAGATGATATCATTAAGGTTATGATAGGCAGAGAAAGTGTAGATAAGATGTACAATGATATAATGAAAAATTATGAGAATAAAGGGCTTTATAAAATGATAGATGAAGTGAATGAATTAATGGATGATCTGAATTAATTAGTCTTAGTTATTAAATGATGAAATTAGGAGGTATGGATATGAATAATAAAGGAAGAGTAACTCTACCAACAGATGTAGATATTATAAATGAGACTCTTGAGACTATGGAAAGATTAGGTGTTGACGCACTTCGTGACTGTGATGGAACTGAGTTTCCAAAAGAACTATTAGGTAAAGGTGCCAAGGTATATGCTACATATTATACGACTAGAAAAGATAATGAATGGGCTAAGAATAATCCTGATGAAATACAGCAAATGTATCTTGTAACAGAACCTGAGACAGCAATTGGTGATACTCTTGATATAGAGTTGTTACGTGATTTCTATAAGCCACAATTCAAGGTTAATACCATGCATGATATTAAACGATGGTGGGAAGTAATAGATCGTACTACAGGAGAAGTTGTACCTGTATCTCATTGGGATTATGATGAGGAAACTGGTAAAGTAACAATAAAGACAGACAAATATCATGAGTATACTGTTAGTTTTCTTGCATTCATCATGTGGGATCCAGTTCATATGTATAACTACATTACTAATGATTGGAAAGATGTACCTCATCAAATGACTTTTGATGTAAGACAGCCTAAAACACAAAAATATGTAAAGGATAAGCTGGCAAAATGGTGTGAAGATAATCCTAACGTTGACGTAGTTAGATTTACAACATTTTTCCATCAATTTACACTTAATTTCAATGATGAAGGAAAAGAAAAATTTGTTGATTGGTTTGGTTATTCAGCAAGTATCAGTCCTTATATCCTAGATGAATTTGAAAAAGAAGCAGGTTATAAGTTTCGTGCAGAGTATATCATTGACCAAGGATATCAAAATAATACTTTTCGTATACAATCAAAAGAATTTAAGGACTTTATGGACTTTCAGCAGCGAGAAGTTGCCAAATTAGCTAAAGAATTAGTTGATATTGTTCATAGTCATGGTAAAGAAGCTATGATGTTCCTTGGAGATCACTGGATCGGTACAGAACCTTTTGGAAAATATTTTCCAGAAATTGGATTAGATAGTGTTGTTGGTTCAGTTGGAAATGGTACAACACTGAGACTTATCTCAGATATACCTGGAGTAAGATATACAGAAGGTAGATTCTTGCCATACTTTTTCCCAGATACATTCCATGAAGGTGGAGAGCCTAAAAAAGAAGCAGTAGAAAACTGGGTAACCGCAAGACGTGCCATTCTACGAAGTCCAGTAGATAGAATCGGTTATGGAGGTTATTTGAAACTTGCTCTTGAGTTTCCAGATTTTATGGATTACATTGAGAGTGTTTGTAATGAATTCCGTACTCTCTATGATAATATCGGAGAGGGAAAACCATATGTAGCACCATTCAAAGTAGCTGTCTTGAATTGCTGGGGTAAGATTCGCTCATGGGGAACTTACATGGTGGCACATGCATTATGGAATAAAAAATGTTACTCATATGGTGGAATATTAGAAGCATTAGCAGGTATGCAGTTTGATGTGAAATTCATCAGTTTTGAGGATATAAAAAATGATAAATCCATATTAGATGACGTAGGTGTAATCATAAATGCAGGAAGTGCCTATACTGCAAACAGCGGTGGAGAAAATTGGGCTGATGCAGAGATAGTAACAAC
The window above is part of the Vallitalea guaymasensis genome. Proteins encoded here:
- a CDS encoding response regulator transcription factor, producing MYKVMIIDDEPMIIQSIKSGINWEKLNLELVYTATDSRHALDYAKENHIDIVISDISMPPFNGLTLCSEIAKLNSSIQFIIISGYADFSYAKKAIQIGVAGYCLKPIDYTEMMSVLKLAVDKIEPKNDFMEYDFMEYVYENNVEEIQKFLIRNKIKDRFHMIIVIGKENLSKYIKVHHLMFNIGINKYLYILNDDTDKLMLNNEIKNNPLIDGIGITTNKGSYDNLLEHIDDIMVKSYYFFFCKDDKILMDETKKQDDYYNKICKDIDKPAKLKENLLEYAKIPSKTMNIKQAMKLHNMILNKYRGPIGEEDDLNIYSFDELVRNYESFDNLINSLLVVIENSFEKNDLTFESYNKNFIKVIKYINANFTKNISIKDIAEELFLNPNYISQLFKKETGTTYVKYLTGLRIEKAKELLQKTDMSINDVCINSGFNDYFYFIKKFKKYTNMAPSYYRKSNI
- a CDS encoding sensor histidine kinase, with amino-acid sequence MKKRILPSLKLQFTVLVLSIIIVFIFLNIITGKLISNLLFEKNLQYSRTISQKLVRELEYTNKRMVAASSTLQYESILQKYFKEELDFDTITKVEKSISVLKLYYDDIFDIALIDDEYINSIYLERETLNEIVKRAEDDRRLKCVGLYEQNYMDKNITTIAFDNKVFGMDMGDTYGEYFGDIIISVDVDTILKNFEARTVQGISFVILDKYNKFYPINCTKEVGTNIINKIDGNTTKTDMLTDDKSIIIVEEIKDMDLYIVSNIDKKYTKKDVGYIQLIISIICIIFIIIVCFAFMVIYKNTVKPIHSIGDYLKTIISGNYKKLKEKVIVNGNKEIVELADDLNDMIDEINTLTHKLVNTSNNLYQAEIEKKRAEISYLRSQINPHFLYNTLETMKGIAMSNNIVEISTMAQCLGDIFRYSIKGSSEVTLEEEVKMIKAYIDIQMFKFGNKGTVFYNINNETLNIIIPKMIMQPLVENAFVHAIEKNTDDTTLYIGTKIDEHNLIIIIQDDGVGIEPSQLDGIIANLDSENDDSSHVGISNVHRRIRMIYGNEYGVKIESEHGEGTKISIMLPINRKQFE
- a CDS encoding type 2 periplasmic-binding domain-containing protein, with amino-acid sequence MKKDRLIYILLLIIIMMFTGCKKNNNEVFDINEKEPMEISIAFWNIDNALSGGDNDKMLREIEEKLNIKLIPYEITHDDDRRKINLLASSSQLPDVVAIGAIGTPLYNQWIDKKIIKPLPKDLSKWTNLNSYMNCAEMNQFRHSDGNYYGIPRKTYDNSHSVKLSGMDRKIFCRYDLARKAGITEEPETYDEFRAMIKAIMKNDAENKDIEGMTVTVPFILDSFFMSYSVPLGMSDGSGSDFKWVKKDDKYIPAYFAGDLKSSFELAREMYEESTIAKDIPLAKEEQSINKFINGSSAALLGNMISWKLAKRWNEKYPDKKFEDHVKILSPLKSKDGNTYGSVFKKYWSESYITTDDPVKQEAILNLYEYFLKNEDMLRRGYEDEDYISANGVKIAKQGNDINDKYPITLLADLVQWNNVYRYLTLTGDPTKDKYYKMDVEYSYQLLETDLPKYYEINLSMQTPTMSNFMIKPADDIIKVMIGRESVDKMYNDIMKNYENKGLYKMIDEVNELMDDLN
- the gnpA gene encoding 1,3-beta-galactosyl-N-acetylhexosamine phosphorylase, with protein sequence MDMNNKGRVTLPTDVDIINETLETMERLGVDALRDCDGTEFPKELLGKGAKVYATYYTTRKDNEWAKNNPDEIQQMYLVTEPETAIGDTLDIELLRDFYKPQFKVNTMHDIKRWWEVIDRTTGEVVPVSHWDYDEETGKVTIKTDKYHEYTVSFLAFIMWDPVHMYNYITNDWKDVPHQMTFDVRQPKTQKYVKDKLAKWCEDNPNVDVVRFTTFFHQFTLNFNDEGKEKFVDWFGYSASISPYILDEFEKEAGYKFRAEYIIDQGYQNNTFRIQSKEFKDFMDFQQREVAKLAKELVDIVHSHGKEAMMFLGDHWIGTEPFGKYFPEIGLDSVVGSVGNGTTLRLISDIPGVRYTEGRFLPYFFPDTFHEGGEPKKEAVENWVTARRAILRSPVDRIGYGGYLKLALEFPDFMDYIESVCNEFRTLYDNIGEGKPYVAPFKVAVLNCWGKIRSWGTYMVAHALWNKKCYSYGGILEALAGMQFDVKFISFEDIKNDKSILDDVGVIINAGSAYTANSGGENWADAEIVTTIKEFVANGGGFIGVGEPSAYEQNGRFFQMASVLGVDRELGFSLSTDKYNWEEKPHFITEQCKDDIDFGEGIKDVYALKNAQVIVNNGGDIEMTANEFGNGRSVYLSGLPYSFENTRILYRSIFWAAGKENEMKKWYSDNINVDVHAYMNTKKYCVVNNTYTKQSTTIYKGDGTAFELDLQENEILWFDM